A genomic region of Pyrus communis chromosome 14, drPyrComm1.1, whole genome shotgun sequence contains the following coding sequences:
- the LOC137715927 gene encoding protein TIME FOR COFFEE-like isoform X2 yields the protein MIMERSRETRRPTMAASKKQKRIVREQSQKQRRYRGGDQDQESTEESLGFSDHQAPPPLKAAREMIGVSVPRKARSAAGKRSHENFSSGSHGGVGEEERSLQQLRFKAASLSFSNISSRKTMKPNGPKIRIPNLSKSSGPVEEEDAIEIEIAEVLYGLMKQTQNSKTCRNDSEEKKPDAESASMAVQSSSVAEAIEVEESDRPEKIEACSEGASGSMDSHEEKAGNPYVEEKSSIATKAEFPWEDSTGTNAISTGLELKRKGEEERFEFDLMAPPPVEQDDDSTDSPPPTQDLDMIEVMVKNEEKGETFAEEVVLEKSQQKLKDNPNQDSTSKSTATLQPSDSLLFQLRRKRCATHRHIAHNIYLHQKVAKTNDFWPAATGSVPLCGTKPDIPLLGSLSGPNLQHSQKKEQAASKFSSHSGKERSSEATNFVETSINMQLSVQPAYAGGQMHGHTFAVEDQTTVTPTSNQSVPLKYAQSTNNAALSSHSSARPLESSLVNFNGYQVPVSTHIGTTPVFGRGNPAQALPVFNTPFYSNQMFHPSYVQHQVQPSHQNANASSPSHRQHESHKLREAQFSSNSFFTSQKQHVSPSPQQCKLEGEANVENAASPAAAHAQNSVYGQTFSVPFQPVNFTLMPYVTMGGGGNGNSVEQSQQQGLKGGVELIPSKAYGISFSTITGNNGSGTCLNFSSREQNPAIFQSLPDMAQHGYKITPARQAAQQKNHHHQVSQGKTDGGSNNAEDGSRAASGKSSSGIGQKQTLVFDNSSRALNFMSSNSQQQNMFQFQLQNPHQLQKQQPAIAAKVPKSPPVSSQALIQSNSHHQSPQLKNSTVMSFPLQQGRDTQGQTQISFGKPEISLSTTRATETH from the exons ATGATCATGGAGAGAAGCAGAGAAACAAGAAGGCCAACCATGGCAGCAAGCAAAAAACAGAAGAGAATCGTGAGAGAGCAGAGCCAAAAACAGAGGAGGTACAGAGGAGGAGATCAAGATCAAGAGAGCACAGAAGAGAGCTTGGGTTTTTCCGACCACCAAGCTCCGCCGCCGCTAAAGGCTGCCCGTGAAATGATCGGAGTTTCAGTTCCCAGAAAAGCTCGCTCAG CTGCTGGAAAGAGGTCGCATGAAAATTTCTCTTCTGGGAGTCATGGAGGAGTTGGGGAGGAAGAACGGAGTCTTCAGCAGCTGAGATTCAAAGCTGCTTCGCTTTCTTTCTCAAATATTTCATCGAGGAAGACGATG AAACCAAATGGACCCAAGATTCGGATTCCAAACCTGTCGAAATCTTCAGGGCCTGTAGAAGAGGAAGACGCCATTGAGATTGAGATCGCTGAGGTTCTCTATGGCCTTATGAAGCAAACCCAGAATTCGAAAACATGTAGAAATG ACTCCGAGGAGAAGAAACCGGATGCTGAAAGTGCTTCAATGGCGGTTCAAAGCAGCTCAGTGGCTGAAGCAATTGAAGTTGAAGAAAGTGACCGGCCGGAAAAGATTGAAGCTTGCTCTGAAGGTGCATCAGGGTCGATGGACTCGCACGAGGAGAAAGCCGGAAATCCATACGTGGAAGAAAAGAGCAGCATCGCCACAAAAGCCGAGTTTCCGTGGGAAGATTCGACGGGGACAAACGC GATTTCAACTGGGTTGGAGCTTAAGAGGAAGGGAGAGGAGGAAAGGTTTGAATTTGATCTGATG GCTCCTCCGCCTGTGGAGCAGGATGACGACTCGACAGATTCTCCACCCCCTACCCAAGATTTAGATATG ATTGAAGTTATGGTCAAGAACGAAGAGAAAGGGGAAACATTTGCGGAGGAAGTTGTGCTAGAAAAATCGCAACAGAAGCTTAAAGACAATCCAAATCAAGATAGTACCAGTAAATCCACTGCAACGTTGCAG CCTTCCGATTCCCTTCTGTTTCAGCTGCGGCGGAAGAGATGCGCAACCCACCGTCACATTGCTCACAACATTTACTTGCATCAGAAGGTTGCGAAGACAAACGATTTCTGGCCTGCAGCAACTGGTTCTGTTCCTCTTTGTGGCACCAAGCCAGACATCCCATTGCTGGGAAGCTTATCAGGTCCAAATCTTCAGCATTCGCAGAAAAAGGAGCAGGCTGCGTCGAAGTTTTCAAGTCATAGTGGAAAGGAAAGAAGTTCTGAGGCTACGAATTTCGTAGAGACATCAATTAATATGCAGCTTTCAGTTCAGCCAGCCTATGCTGGTGGTCAAATG CATGGACATACTTTCGCGGTTGAGGATCAAACAACAGTTACACCAACCAGTAATCAATCCGTCCCGTTGAAATATGCACAATCAACAAACAATGCAGCACTCTCTAGTCATTCATCTGCTAGACCTCTGGAGAGTTCTTTAGTGAACTTTAATGGCTATCAAGTCCCCGTTTCAACTCATATAGGAACAACACCAGTGTTTGGAAGAGGAAACCCTGCTCAAGCATTGCCTGTATTTAACACACCTTTCTATTCAAATCAAATGTTCCACCCTTCCTATGTTCAGCATCAAGTCCAACCATCTCATCAAAACGCAAACGCTTCATCACCGTCTCACAGGCAACATGAGTCCCATAAACTGAGGGAAGCACAATTTAGTAGCAACAGTTTTTTTACCTCACAAAAGCAGCATGTCTCACCATCGCCTCAACAATGCAAGCTCGAGGGTGAAGCGAACGTAGAGAATGCTGCATCTCCTGCTGCCGCTCATGCTCAGAACAGTGTTTATGGGCAGACTTTTTCGGTTCCATTTCAACCCGTCAACTTTACCTTGATGCCTTATGTGACAATGGGTGGTGGTGGCAATGGAAACAGTGTTGAGCAATCCCAGCAGCAGGGCTTAAAGGGTGGAGTTGAGCTCATCCCATCTAAGGCATATGGCATATCATTTTCCACCATCACTGGAAACAACGGCTCGGGTACATGCTTGAATTTTTCATCCAGGGAACAAAATCCTGCAATATTTCAAAGCCTCCCAGATATGGCCCAGCACGGGTATAAAATCACACCAGCACGTCAAGCTGCACAGCAAAAGAATCACCACCACCAAGTATCCCAAGGGAAGACCGATGGTGGTTCGAATAACGCTGAAGATGGGTCAAGAGCTGCTTCTGGGAAGTCTTCATCAGGTATTGGGCAGAAGCAGACCCTTGTTTTCGACAATTCATCGAGAGCTCTCAACTTCATGTCATCGAATTCTCAACAGCAGAACATGTTCCAATTTCAGCTGCAGAACCCACATCAGTTGCAAAAGCAGCAACCTGCTATTGCCGCCAAAGTCCCGAAAAGCCCCCCAGTTTCCTCACAAGCTCTAATACAAAGCAATAGCCATCACCAATCTCCTCAGTTGAAGAACTCAACAGTCATGAGTTTTCCCCTGCAACAAGGAAGAGATACACAAGGTCAGACTCAGATATCGTTCGGGAAACCCGAAATCAGCCTTAGCACCACAAGGGCAACAGAGACCCACTAA
- the LOC137715927 gene encoding protein TIME FOR COFFEE-like isoform X1, whose protein sequence is MIMERSRETRRPTMAASKKQKRIVREQSQKQRRYRGGDQDQESTEESLGFSDHQAPPPLKAAREMIGVSVPRKARSAAGKRSHENFSSGSHGGVGEEERSLQQLRFKAASLSFSNISSRKTMKPNGPKIRIPNLSKSSGPVEEEDAIEIEIAEVLYGLMKQTQNSKTCRNDSEEKKPDAESASMAVQSSSVAEAIEVEESDRPEKIEACSEGASGSMDSHEEKAGNPYVEEKSSIATKAEFPWEDSTGTNAISTGLELKRKGEEERFEFDLMAPPPVEQDDDSTDSPPPTQDLDMKIEVMVKNEEKGETFAEEVVLEKSQQKLKDNPNQDSTSKSTATLQPSDSLLFQLRRKRCATHRHIAHNIYLHQKVAKTNDFWPAATGSVPLCGTKPDIPLLGSLSGPNLQHSQKKEQAASKFSSHSGKERSSEATNFVETSINMQLSVQPAYAGGQMHGHTFAVEDQTTVTPTSNQSVPLKYAQSTNNAALSSHSSARPLESSLVNFNGYQVPVSTHIGTTPVFGRGNPAQALPVFNTPFYSNQMFHPSYVQHQVQPSHQNANASSPSHRQHESHKLREAQFSSNSFFTSQKQHVSPSPQQCKLEGEANVENAASPAAAHAQNSVYGQTFSVPFQPVNFTLMPYVTMGGGGNGNSVEQSQQQGLKGGVELIPSKAYGISFSTITGNNGSGTCLNFSSREQNPAIFQSLPDMAQHGYKITPARQAAQQKNHHHQVSQGKTDGGSNNAEDGSRAASGKSSSGIGQKQTLVFDNSSRALNFMSSNSQQQNMFQFQLQNPHQLQKQQPAIAAKVPKSPPVSSQALIQSNSHHQSPQLKNSTVMSFPLQQGRDTQGQTQISFGKPEISLSTTRATETH, encoded by the exons ATGATCATGGAGAGAAGCAGAGAAACAAGAAGGCCAACCATGGCAGCAAGCAAAAAACAGAAGAGAATCGTGAGAGAGCAGAGCCAAAAACAGAGGAGGTACAGAGGAGGAGATCAAGATCAAGAGAGCACAGAAGAGAGCTTGGGTTTTTCCGACCACCAAGCTCCGCCGCCGCTAAAGGCTGCCCGTGAAATGATCGGAGTTTCAGTTCCCAGAAAAGCTCGCTCAG CTGCTGGAAAGAGGTCGCATGAAAATTTCTCTTCTGGGAGTCATGGAGGAGTTGGGGAGGAAGAACGGAGTCTTCAGCAGCTGAGATTCAAAGCTGCTTCGCTTTCTTTCTCAAATATTTCATCGAGGAAGACGATG AAACCAAATGGACCCAAGATTCGGATTCCAAACCTGTCGAAATCTTCAGGGCCTGTAGAAGAGGAAGACGCCATTGAGATTGAGATCGCTGAGGTTCTCTATGGCCTTATGAAGCAAACCCAGAATTCGAAAACATGTAGAAATG ACTCCGAGGAGAAGAAACCGGATGCTGAAAGTGCTTCAATGGCGGTTCAAAGCAGCTCAGTGGCTGAAGCAATTGAAGTTGAAGAAAGTGACCGGCCGGAAAAGATTGAAGCTTGCTCTGAAGGTGCATCAGGGTCGATGGACTCGCACGAGGAGAAAGCCGGAAATCCATACGTGGAAGAAAAGAGCAGCATCGCCACAAAAGCCGAGTTTCCGTGGGAAGATTCGACGGGGACAAACGC GATTTCAACTGGGTTGGAGCTTAAGAGGAAGGGAGAGGAGGAAAGGTTTGAATTTGATCTGATG GCTCCTCCGCCTGTGGAGCAGGATGACGACTCGACAGATTCTCCACCCCCTACCCAAGATTTAGATATG AAGATTGAAGTTATGGTCAAGAACGAAGAGAAAGGGGAAACATTTGCGGAGGAAGTTGTGCTAGAAAAATCGCAACAGAAGCTTAAAGACAATCCAAATCAAGATAGTACCAGTAAATCCACTGCAACGTTGCAG CCTTCCGATTCCCTTCTGTTTCAGCTGCGGCGGAAGAGATGCGCAACCCACCGTCACATTGCTCACAACATTTACTTGCATCAGAAGGTTGCGAAGACAAACGATTTCTGGCCTGCAGCAACTGGTTCTGTTCCTCTTTGTGGCACCAAGCCAGACATCCCATTGCTGGGAAGCTTATCAGGTCCAAATCTTCAGCATTCGCAGAAAAAGGAGCAGGCTGCGTCGAAGTTTTCAAGTCATAGTGGAAAGGAAAGAAGTTCTGAGGCTACGAATTTCGTAGAGACATCAATTAATATGCAGCTTTCAGTTCAGCCAGCCTATGCTGGTGGTCAAATG CATGGACATACTTTCGCGGTTGAGGATCAAACAACAGTTACACCAACCAGTAATCAATCCGTCCCGTTGAAATATGCACAATCAACAAACAATGCAGCACTCTCTAGTCATTCATCTGCTAGACCTCTGGAGAGTTCTTTAGTGAACTTTAATGGCTATCAAGTCCCCGTTTCAACTCATATAGGAACAACACCAGTGTTTGGAAGAGGAAACCCTGCTCAAGCATTGCCTGTATTTAACACACCTTTCTATTCAAATCAAATGTTCCACCCTTCCTATGTTCAGCATCAAGTCCAACCATCTCATCAAAACGCAAACGCTTCATCACCGTCTCACAGGCAACATGAGTCCCATAAACTGAGGGAAGCACAATTTAGTAGCAACAGTTTTTTTACCTCACAAAAGCAGCATGTCTCACCATCGCCTCAACAATGCAAGCTCGAGGGTGAAGCGAACGTAGAGAATGCTGCATCTCCTGCTGCCGCTCATGCTCAGAACAGTGTTTATGGGCAGACTTTTTCGGTTCCATTTCAACCCGTCAACTTTACCTTGATGCCTTATGTGACAATGGGTGGTGGTGGCAATGGAAACAGTGTTGAGCAATCCCAGCAGCAGGGCTTAAAGGGTGGAGTTGAGCTCATCCCATCTAAGGCATATGGCATATCATTTTCCACCATCACTGGAAACAACGGCTCGGGTACATGCTTGAATTTTTCATCCAGGGAACAAAATCCTGCAATATTTCAAAGCCTCCCAGATATGGCCCAGCACGGGTATAAAATCACACCAGCACGTCAAGCTGCACAGCAAAAGAATCACCACCACCAAGTATCCCAAGGGAAGACCGATGGTGGTTCGAATAACGCTGAAGATGGGTCAAGAGCTGCTTCTGGGAAGTCTTCATCAGGTATTGGGCAGAAGCAGACCCTTGTTTTCGACAATTCATCGAGAGCTCTCAACTTCATGTCATCGAATTCTCAACAGCAGAACATGTTCCAATTTCAGCTGCAGAACCCACATCAGTTGCAAAAGCAGCAACCTGCTATTGCCGCCAAAGTCCCGAAAAGCCCCCCAGTTTCCTCACAAGCTCTAATACAAAGCAATAGCCATCACCAATCTCCTCAGTTGAAGAACTCAACAGTCATGAGTTTTCCCCTGCAACAAGGAAGAGATACACAAGGTCAGACTCAGATATCGTTCGGGAAACCCGAAATCAGCCTTAGCACCACAAGGGCAACAGAGACCCACTAA
- the LOC137716091 gene encoding ribosome-recycling factor, chloroplastic-like, which yields MATHCSPATPVRFVLQPKQNPPKTLLSIRDSFGGGSACKKCQPRTVKVCSWSSSASYVRSEDSAAKFSGNPIVVKKQLFQKRAGIVRAATIEEIEGEKSLIKKDTEGRMEKTLETVRSNFNSIRTGRASPAMLDKIEVEYYGSPVGLKTIANISSPDASSFLVQPYDKSSLKAIEKAIVSSNLGLTPNNDGEVIRLTLPQLTSDRRKELSKIVAKQTEEGKVALRNIRRDALKTLEKLEKGKKLSEDNVKDLSSDLQKLTDEYVKKLDAIFKQKEKELLKV from the exons ATGGCGACCCACTGCTCCCCAGCAACCCCTGTACGCTTCGTCCTCCAGCCCAAGCAAAACCCTCCCAAAACCCTGCTTTCCATTCGAG ATTCTTTTGGCGGAGGATCGGCTTGTAAGAAATGCCAGCCTAGAACTGTTAAGGTGTGCTCATGGAGCTCATCTGCTAGCTATGTGAGGTCAGAGGACAGCGCTGCGAAGTTTTCAGGCAATCCCATTGTTGTGAAGAAGCAATTGTTCCAAAAGAG AGCTGGAATTGTAAGGGCTGCTACTATTGAAGAAATAGAAGGGGAGAAGTCTTTGATAAAGAAAGATACT GAAGGAAGGATGGAAAAGACTCTTGAAACCGTACGATCCAATTTCAATTCTATTAGGACAGGGAGGGCAAGCCCGGCCATGCTGGATAAGATTGAG GTTGAATACTATGGAAGCCCAGTTGGCTTGAAGACCATTGCTAATATTAGTTCTCCTGATGCAAGTTCCTTCTTGGTTCAGCCATACGACAAATCCAG CTTAAAGGCTATAGAGAAGGCCATCGTTAGCTCTAATCTTGGTTTGACTCCAAATAATGATGGAGAAGTAATTCGATTGACTCTACCTCAACTTACGTCAGACAGAAGGAAG GAGTTGTCAAAAATTGTGGCAAAACAGACGGAAGAAGGAAAG GTGGCATTGAGGAACATAAGAAGGGATGCTTTAAAAACTCTTGAAAAACTTGAGAAG gGAAAAAAGCTCTCTGAAGATAATGTCAAGGACTTATCAAGTGACTTGCAG AAATTGACGGATGAGTATGTGAAGAAACTTGATGCCATATTCAAACAAAAAGAGAAG GAATTGCTGAAGGTTTAG
- the LOC137715928 gene encoding fatty-acid-binding protein 1, which produces MVSFRFPFSFSQPPKRTPTHSFSATSRPFYAAAAVTVASGVAVVAGVAASSHSSTQPFLQNALNSFFANRSLPLWGSLSLTDAPSSVVDSKTGASFPSVLAESRRLLGIGLRRKRVMGLKNIDVYSFGVYADDNDIKNLLGEKYGKLSISELKDMEYSDDLLEADICMTVRLQIVYGRLSIGSVRSAFEESVGSRLQKFGGSDNKELLKRFTSQFKDEYKIPKGSIIDLSRERGYVLRTTIDGKEVGSIESKLLCRSLLDLYIGEEPFDKQAKEDVKLNVASLLQK; this is translated from the exons ATGGTGTCTTTTCGCTTCCCCTTCTCGTTTTCTCAGCCCCCGAAGCGCACTCCCACCCACTCATTCTCCGCCACATCACGCCCTTTCTATGCCGCCGCCGCCGTCACCGTAGCTTCCGGGGTGGCTGTAGTCGCCGGGGTCGCTGCTTCCTCCCACAGCTCTACACAGCCATTTCTCCAGAACGCACTCAATTCCTTCTTTGCCAATCGCTCTCTGCCGCTTTGGGGATCGCTTTCTCTGACCGACGCACCGAGCTCCGTCGTCGATTCCAAGACCGGTGCTTCGTTTCCTTCCGTTCTTGCGGAGTCTCGGCGGCTTCTGGGAATTGGGTTGCGGAGAAAAAGAGTGATGGGCTTGAAGAACATCGATGTCTATTCATTTG GTGTTTATGCTGATGATAATGACATAAAGAATTTGCTTGGCGAGAAATATGGGAAATTGTCCATTTCGGAACTCAAGGACATGGAGTATAGTGATGATCTGCTGGAAGCTGATATATGTATGACAGTTAGGCTTCAAATAGTTTACGGCAGATTGAGCATTGGTTCTGTACGTAGTGCTTTTGAGGAGTCTGTGGGTAGCAGACTACAGAAGTTTGGAGGATCCGATAACAAAGAATTGCTCAAAAG GTTCACGTCCCAATTCAAAGACGAATATAAAATACCTAAGGGATCTATAATAGATCTCTCAAGGGAACGGGGCTATGTACTTCGCACAACAA TTGACGGAAAGGAGGTGGGAAGCATAGAGAGCAAGCTCCTGTGCCGATCGCTTCTGGATTTGTATATAGGCGAGGAGCCATTTGATAAACAAGCCAAAGAAGATGTGAAGCTCAATGTGGCCTCTCTCCTTCAGAAGTAG
- the LOC137716529 gene encoding probable inactive patatin-like protein 9 — protein sequence MELSKVTFEIFTKLEQKWLSHCETAKKTRILSIDGGGTTGIVAGTALIHLEDQIRLKTGDAHAQIADFFDLVTGTGIGAVLAAMLVADDGSGRPLYTARDAVNSVSEKNADMFKLMFGGVFRRRRRYSGGSMEKALAELLTREDGKVLTLKDTCKPLLVPCYDMKSSAPFVFSRADASESASFDFEMWKVCRATSATPGVFKPFSLISVDGKTSCSAVDGGLVMNNPTAAAVTHVLNNKRDFPSVNGVEDLLVLSLGNGPLSGGKAGRSNGKCSPSSVVDIVLDGVSETIDQMVGNAFCYNRADYVRIQAFGLGSEVVAGQRSKEEAEVLKERGVESLPFGGKRLLTETNGERIEGFVQRLVACGRSSLPPSPRKDSGVSPLANGR from the exons ATGGAGCTGAGCAAGGTAACCTTTGAGATCTTCACGAAGCTGGAGCAGAAGTGGCTCTCCCACTGCGAAACCGCCAAGAAGACTCGGATCCTCAGCATCGACGGCGGCGGAACCACCGGCATTGTCGCCGGAACCGCCTTGATCCACCTCGAGGATCAGATCCGACTCAAAACCGGCGACGCCCACGCTCAAATCGCCGATTTCTTCGACCTCGTCACTGGTACTGGCATCGGAGCCGTCCTGGCCGCCATGCTTGTCGCCGATGACGGCTCCGGCCGCCCTCTCTACACCGCTAGAGATGCTGTGAACTCGGTTTCCGAGAAGAATGCCGACATGTTCAAATTGATGTTTGGTGGAGTGTTTCGCCGCCGCCGGAGGTACTCCGGCGGGAGCATGGAGAAGGCGTTGGCGGAGCTTCTTACGAGGGAGGACGGGAAGGTCCTGACGCTCAAGGACACGTGTAAGCCGCTCCTGGTTCCCTGCTACGACATGAAAAGTTCCGCCCCGTTCGTGTTCTCCCGAGCCGACGCGTCCGAGTCGGCGAGTTTCGACTTCGAAATGTGGAAAGTCTGCCGGGCCACGTCAGCGACTCCAGGCGTGTTCAAGCCGTTCAGCCTGATCTCCGTGGACGGGAAGACATCGTGCTCGGCGGTGGACGGTGGTCTGGTGATGAACAACCCGACGGCGGCTGCTGTGACTCACGTACTCAACAACAAGCGCGACTTCCCCTCCGTCAATGGCGTCGAGGACCTGCTGGTTTTGTCGTTAGGTAACGGCCCGTTGAGCGGAGGGAAGGCGGGGCGGAGTAACGGAAAGTGCTCGCCGTCGTCGGTGGTTGACATTGTGCTGGACGGAGTTTCCGAGACCATTGACCAGATGGTGGGAAACGCCTTCTGTTATAACCGCGCTGATTATGTCAGAATTCAG GCTTTCGGATTGGGGAGCGAAGTGGTTGCGGGCCAGCGATCGAAGGAGGAAGCGGAGGTGTTGAAGGAGAGAGGGGTGGAGTCGTTACCGTTTGGCGGGAAGCGGTTATTGACGGAGACAAACGGAGAGAGAATCGAGGGTTTCGTGCAACGACTCGTGGCTTGTGGAAGGAGCAGTCTGCCACCTAGTCCCCGCAAGGACTCCGGCGTTAGCCCCCTCGCTAACGGCCGTTAG
- the LOC137714642 gene encoding mavicyanin-like: MAFVKDYSLVSSVVMVVALFGVCFGGTVYKVGDSHGWTVKDGFNYKEWAASKTFYVGDTIVFEYNAKEHNVAQVTHGNFNACNTTDAITTTASGNDSIKLTKPEHLFYICGAPGHCQAGQKVDIRVVASSSSPNASSPSHTPPPSSSNPNASSPSHTPAPSSSNPNASISPAPVSPKKSSAPFVQSSNGLLILVMIMGVLASFYE, from the exons ATGGCTTTTGTGAAGGATTACTCACTGGTTTCTTCCGTGGTAATGGTGGTGGCTTTGTTTGGGGTGTGCTTTGGTGGTACTGTGTACAAGGTGGGTGACTCCCATGGGTGGACAGTCAAAGATGGTTTTAATTACAAGGAATGGGCAGCTAGCAAGACCTTTTATGTTGGAGACACCATCG TTTTTGAGTACAATGCCAAGGAGCACAATGTGGCCCAAGTGACCCACGGAAATTTCAACGCCTGCAACACAACGGATGCAATCACCACCACCGCCTCCGGCAACGACAGTATAAAGTTGACGAAACCTGAACACTTGTTCTACATTTGCGGTGCCCCCGGTCACTGCCAGGCCGGCCAGAAGGTTGACATCAGAGTTGTTGCTTCATCATCAAGCCCTAATGCATCAAGTCCGAGTCACACCCCACCACCCAGTTCTTCAAACCCTAATGCATCAAGTCCGAGTCACACCCCAGCTCCCAGTTCTTCAAACCCTAATGCATCAATTTCACCTGCTCCTGTCTCACCCAAGAAGAGCAGTGCTCCATTTGTCCAGTCTTCTAATGGGCTACTTATACTTGTGATGATTATGGGGGTTCTTGCTTCTTTTTATGAATAG